A single genomic interval of Falco naumanni isolate bFalNau1 chromosome 11, bFalNau1.pat, whole genome shotgun sequence harbors:
- the PARS2 gene encoding probable proline--tRNA ligase, mitochondrial, which produces MEALLRRWGLPALRARRQGCRLRHGASGRARRLLFSQLFQPRNLQAGGEAGWDGRPGEPTCRSQKLMLQAGLIHPASPGCYCYLPPTVRAMEKLIKVMDEEMQAVGGQKLNVPSLSSAELWRASGRWEQMGPELFRLVDRHGKGYCLGPTHEEAVTELVAAQSNLSYKQLPLRLYQVTRKFRDEPKPRFGLLRSREFYMKDMYTFDASKEAAQHTYDLVCDAYCSLFDRLGLPFVKVQAATGSIGGTVSHEFQLPADIGEDRLVLCPDGHFAANVETLNKEQTSCPTCGEKLTQTRGIEVGHTFYLGTKYSSVSNAVFYSPQNKLQLAEMGCYGLGVTRILAASIEVLSTDDSIRWPSLITPYQLCFIPPKRGSEEEEEGAMLLERLYEDLAEVLPHLTGDSVLDDRTQLTIGKRLKDANKLGYPYVVIAGKRVCEDPPVFEVWNQNTSEVLFLTKEGVIELLSKVQVL; this is translated from the coding sequence ATGGAGGCCCTGCTGCGGAGGTGGGGGCTCCCGGCGCTGAGGGCCCGGcggcagggctgcaggctgcgGCACGGCGCCTCGGGCAGGGCGAGGCGGCTGCTGTTCTCGCAGCTGTTCCAGCCCCGCAACCTGCAGGCGGGCGGCGAGGCGGGGTGGGACGGCAGGCCCGGGGAGCCCACCTGCCGGAGCCAGAAGCTGATGCTGCAAGCGGGGCTCATTCACCCCGCCAGCCCCGGCTGCTACTGCTACCTGCCGCCCACCGTCCGCGCCATGGAGAAGCTCATCAAGGTGATGGACGAGGAGATGCAGGCCGTGGGGGGGCAGAAGCTGAACGTGCCCAGCCTGAGCTCGGCGGAGCTGTGGCGAGCTAGCGGCCGCTGGGAGCAGATGGGACCGGAGCTCTTCCGGCTGGTGGACAGGCATGGCAAGGGCTACTGCCTAGGCCCGACGCATGAGGAGGCGGTGACGGAGCTGGTGGCTGCTCAGAGCAACCTGTCCTACAAGCAGCTCCCACTGCGTCTCTACCAGGTAACCAGGAAGTTTCGGGATGAGCCCAAGCCCCGCTTCGGCTTGCTGCGCAGCCGGGAGTTTTACATGAAGGACATGTACACCTTCGATGCCTCCAAAGAGGCAGCTCAGCACACCTATGACCTGGTGTGTGACGCCTACTGCAGCCTCTTCGACCGCCTGGGCCTTCCCTTTGTCAAAGTGCAGGCGGCCACGGGCAGCATTGGCGGCACCGTGTCCCATGAGTTCCAGCTTCCGGCAGACATCGGTGAGGACAGGCTGGTGCTGTGCCCTGACGGACATTTTGCAGCCAATGTGGAAACGTTAAACAAGGAGCAAACGTCTTGCCCCACATGTGGGGAAAAACTCACCCAGACCAGAGGGATCGAAGTGGGGCATACGTTTTATCTGGGCACCAAGTACTCCTCAGTCTCCAACGCTGTCTTCTActccccccaaaacaaactCCAGCTGGCAGAAATGGGTTGCTATGGCCTGGGTGTCACTCGCATCCTGGCGGCCTCCATCGAGGTGCTCTCTACAGACGACAGCATCCGCTGGCCGAGCCTTATCACACCCTACCAGCTCTGCTTCATTCCCCCTAAGAGAGgcagtgaggaagaggaggagggagccaTGCTGCTCGAGCGGCTGTACGAAGACCTCGCTGAAGTGCTGCCCCACCTCACTGGTGACTCAGTGCTGGATGACAGGACACAGCTGACTATTGGCAAAAGGCTAAAGGACGCCAACAAGCTGGGTTATCCCTATGTGGTCATAGCTGGGAAGAGGGTTTGCGAGGACCCCCCGGTCTTTGAGGTTTGGAATCAGAACACCAGTGAGGTTTTGTTCCTCACCAAGGAAGGTGTCATTGAGTTGCTGAGTAAAGTGCAAGTCCTTTAA
- the TTC22 gene encoding LOW QUALITY PROTEIN: tetratricopeptide repeat protein 22 (The sequence of the model RefSeq protein was modified relative to this genomic sequence to represent the inferred CDS: deleted 2 bases in 1 codon; substituted 2 bases at 2 genomic stop codons), which produces MTWSPTCPDFSSLALAWCYLGMLLKETFPTTPTGIXDCGFSETDLLNRFGKGLETAKDNPAVLNHLANISHFLGKQEMAKGMCHMALEVLQNPQLCQAYCTQAQIYMKMRLQDLEQDLGPQGLSVPKDKPGHGPAMEFDLGDTVPELQLFSGKCLWLKSQEKPSVSTSIKCFKRAIRLKNAGSTKSLQCLLKPLLMLFGQMKLKTETLMQEVERWVKKDEEKFPWXHLQQELRTVSCNRPPEVIQP; this is translated from the exons ATGACTTGGTCTCCCACCTGCCCTGACTTCTCCTCCTTAGCCCTGGCCTGGTGCtacctggggatgctgctgaaagaaacatttcccaCCACCCCAACGGGGATCTAGGACTGTGGCTTCTCTGAGACTGACCTCCTAAATCGCTTTGGCAAGGGGCT AGAAACAGCGAAAGACAACCCTGCTGTCCTGAACCACCTGGCAAATATCTCCCACTTCCTGGGCAAGCAGGAGATGGCCAAAGGGATGTGCCACATGGCACTGGAGGTCCTGCAGaacccacagctctgccaggcatACTGCACCCAGGCACAG ATCTACATGAAGATGCGTCTGCAAGATCTGGAACAAGATCTTGGTCCTCAAGGTTTGTCTGTACCTAAGGACAAACCTGGACATGGACCAG CCATGGAGTTTGACTTGGGCGATACCGTTCCTGAACTGCAGCTCTTCAGTGGCAAATGCCTATGGCTTAAAAGCCAGGAAAAACCATCGGTG TCCACTAGCATCAAGTGCTTCAAGCGGGCCATCAGACTGAAAAATGCAGGCTCTACCAAAAGCCTGCAGTGCCTCCTGAAGCCACTGCTCATGCTCTTTGGTCAGATGAAGCTGAAGACAGAAACGCTGATGCAGGAGGTGGAGCGGTGGGTTAAGAAAGATGAGGAGAAATTCCCATGGTagcacctgcagcaggagctgaggacGGTCTCTTGCAACCGCCCACCGGAGGTGATCCAGCCATGA
- the TTC4 gene encoding tetratricopeptide repeat protein 4, producing the protein MAEAGPGGGTPRYRGALQPDTWEQELETIPMFMKRCPAEIDAARQPELACLQSLLFDEEQGPAELARMYKNEGNEYFRERDYRRAVIAYTEGLKKKCEDPELNAVLHTNRGAAHFYLGNYRSALNDAIQAKKLKPTHLKAIIRGALCHMELKNFSEAIAWCEEGLQIDSKEKKLVEVRAKADKLKRAEERDARKAKVMEKKEQCQKEILLAAIKERNIKLALKPSNEEEEISGGLAEISLDGFHSDNATEAKVHLDADGNLNWPVLFLYPEHEQTDFIVAFHENSRFIDHLMVMFAELPPWDLERKYLPCDLELYFEDEERGAMYQLNPEHTLLQVLQHKRYFVKAGTPTVLAFVKSSPFSKKYFSGKKVHRL; encoded by the exons ATGGcggaggccgggccgggcggcggaACGCCGCGGTACCGGGGCGCTCTCCAGCCCGACACGTGGGAGCAG GAGCTGGAGACCATCCCCATGTTCATGAAGCGGTGCCCGGCAGAGATCGACGCGGCGCGGCAGCCGGAGCTGGCCTGTCTGCAGTCCCTCCTCTTCGACGAGGAGCAGGGCCCCGCAG agctggccaGGATGTACAAAAACGAAGGGAACGAGTACTTCAGGGAGAGGGACTACAGGAGAGCCGTCATCGCCTACACCGAGGGGCTGAAGAAGAAGTGTGAGGACCCAGAGCTGAATGCCGTGCTGCACACAAACCGAGGGGCTGCACATTTCTACCTGG GTAACTACCGTTCTGCCCTCAATGATGCCATCCAAGCAAAAAAGCTAAAGCCCACTCATCTCAAAGCAATCATAAGAG GAGCTCTCTGTCACATGGAGCTAAAGAATTTCTCAGAAGCAATAGCATGGTGTGAGGAGGGCTTGCAAATAgattcaaaagagaaaaagcttgtGGAAGTGAGAGCTAAAGCTGACAAATTAAAG CGAGCTGAGGAGCGGGatgcaaggaaagcaaaggtgATGGAGAAGAAGGAACAGTGTCAAAAGGAAATTCTGCTTGCAGCAATAAAG gaAAGAAATATCAAGCTGGCTCTCAAGCCTTCAaatgaagaagaggaaatatCAGGTGGCTTGGCTGAGATATCTTTAGATGGTTTCCACTCTGACAATGCCACAGAGGCAAAGGTGCACTTAGATGCTGATGGTAACTTGAACTGGCCTGTCCTCTTTCTGTACCCTGAGCACGAGCAAACAGATTTCATTGTGGCTTTTCATGAGAACTCCAG GTTTATTGATCATTTAATGGTGATGTTTGCTGAGTTACCTCCTTGGGacttagaaagaaaataccttccCTGTGATCTTGAG CTCTATTTTGAAGATGAAGAAAGAGGAGCAATGTACCAGCTGAACCCAGAACACACGTTGCTACAAGTGCTGCAGCACAAAAG GTATTTTGTAAAGGCTGGGACTCCAACAGTTTTGGCATTTGTAAAGTCTTCTCCTTTCTCTAAGAAGTACTTCTCTGGCAAGAAAGTGCATCGACTATAA